The following are from one region of the Achromobacter xylosoxidans genome:
- the lipB gene encoding lipoyl(octanoyl) transferase LipB encodes MIKWLARPADYLSVWHDMQAYTNLRGADTPDEIWLCEHAPVYTLGQAGLPQHVLNPGNIPIVHCDRGGQVTYHGPGQVMAYALFDLRRADIYVKEYVNLLEGAVIDTLAQMGVADACRKPGAPGVYVPDPDGGELAKIAALGIKIRNGRAYHGVSLNVQMDLAPFLGINPCGYAGLRTVDMAACGVRREPTETGEALARNLAQAWDRARNKT; translated from the coding sequence GTGATCAAGTGGCTCGCGCGGCCGGCCGACTACCTGTCGGTCTGGCACGACATGCAGGCGTACACCAATCTGCGCGGCGCCGATACGCCTGACGAGATCTGGCTCTGCGAACACGCGCCGGTCTACACCTTGGGGCAGGCCGGCCTGCCCCAGCATGTGCTCAACCCCGGCAACATCCCCATCGTCCATTGCGACCGCGGCGGGCAGGTGACCTATCACGGGCCTGGCCAAGTCATGGCCTATGCGCTGTTCGATCTGCGCCGCGCCGACATCTACGTCAAGGAATACGTCAATTTGCTGGAAGGCGCGGTCATCGACACGCTGGCCCAGATGGGCGTGGCCGACGCCTGCCGCAAGCCCGGCGCGCCGGGCGTTTACGTGCCCGATCCGGACGGGGGCGAACTGGCCAAGATCGCCGCGCTGGGCATCAAGATCCGCAATGGCCGGGCCTATCACGGCGTGTCGCTGAACGTGCAGATGGACCTGGCGCCGTTCCTGGGCATCAATCCCTGCGGCTATGCGGGCCTGCGCACCGTGGACATGGCGGCCTGTGGCGTGCGCCGCGAGCCCACCGAGACCGGCGAGGCGTTGGCGCGCAACCTGGCGCAGGCCTGGGATCGCGCAAGGAACAAGACATGA
- a CDS encoding LacI family DNA-binding transcriptional regulator, with product MSSLPPPRPIALIAPRLDWAPAARAIQACAELLLSAGYYLAAGPWREAQARLGELRPVAALVIGPLDDPALRAAVAALEVPTVETWIASAQPLDSAVVVDNAEAGRMAARHLAAKRHARVACVSADTPWERARREGFISSAAALGLELVADIVQPEVQHMNDGRMAFLRLLTTNTIFDAVFCTTDLLAAASVSEAHNRDLQVPQDLAVLGYSDDGSAAQWAQGLTTLGADAAILGRRAGQLLLDRLDGERGTGERITVEVAFEERLST from the coding sequence ATGTCTTCCCTGCCCCCGCCCCGCCCCATAGCCCTGATCGCGCCCCGACTGGACTGGGCGCCCGCGGCCCGCGCCATCCAGGCCTGCGCCGAATTGCTGCTGTCCGCCGGCTACTACCTGGCAGCGGGCCCCTGGCGCGAGGCCCAGGCCCGGCTTGGCGAACTGCGCCCCGTCGCAGCGCTGGTCATCGGTCCGCTGGACGACCCGGCCCTGCGCGCCGCCGTGGCGGCGCTGGAGGTTCCCACGGTGGAAACCTGGATCGCATCCGCCCAGCCACTGGACAGCGCAGTGGTGGTCGACAACGCGGAAGCCGGCCGTATGGCGGCGCGGCACCTGGCCGCCAAGCGCCATGCGCGCGTCGCCTGCGTCAGCGCCGACACCCCCTGGGAACGCGCCCGGCGTGAAGGCTTCATCAGCAGCGCGGCCGCACTTGGGCTGGAGCTGGTGGCGGACATCGTGCAGCCCGAGGTGCAGCACATGAACGACGGCCGCATGGCCTTCCTGCGCCTGCTGACCACCAACACGATCTTCGACGCGGTGTTCTGCACGACCGACCTGCTGGCCGCGGCCTCGGTCTCGGAAGCCCACAACCGCGACCTGCAAGTGCCGCAGGACCTGGCGGTGCTGGGCTACTCGGACGACGGCAGCGCCGCGCAGTGGGCGCAGGGCTTGACCACCCTGGGCGCCGACGCCGCCATTCTGGGCCGGCGCGCCGGCCAGTTGCTGCTGGACCGCCTGGACGGCGAACGCGGCACGGGCGAAAGGATTACGGTGGAAGTGGCTTTTGAGGAAAGATTGAGTACGTAG
- a CDS encoding YbeD family protein gives MQHIPPEDSLIEYPSDFPIKVMGKQHPEFAQTLTEVVLQFDPEFDAATVEMRPSKGGNYMGLTFTVRATSREQLDALYRALHGHPMVSIVL, from the coding sequence ATGCAACATATCCCGCCCGAAGACTCCCTCATCGAATATCCCAGCGACTTTCCCATCAAGGTCATGGGCAAGCAGCATCCCGAATTCGCGCAGACGCTGACCGAAGTCGTGTTGCAGTTCGATCCCGAGTTCGACGCCGCCACGGTGGAAATGCGGCCCAGCAAGGGCGGTAACTACATGGGCCTGACCTTCACGGTGCGCGCGACCTCGCGCGAGCAGCTGGACGCGCTCTACCGCGCCCTGCATGGCCATCCGATGGTGTCCATCGTCCTCTAG
- a CDS encoding D-amino acid aminotransferase — protein sequence MIPGVPGESQVYLNGEFLRVDEAKVSVLDRGFIFGDGIYEVVPVYQGNAFRMAEHLDRLDRSLAALRIAQPFDRAGWIDLIQQLLARTNLETCIVYLQVTRGVAKRDHQFPSTPVAPTVFGMISAWAPPPAAQRERGLAAISIPDERWLHCEIKSVSLLGNVLAKQQAVDAQVDEVVQFRDGYLTEGSSTNIWVVSGGKLLAPPKNNLILEGIRYGLMGELAAEAGIPFESRPISRQEVEEADELMLSSATKEVLAIVSLDGKPVGSGKPGPVFAQLRAGYDARIAAL from the coding sequence ATGATTCCGGGCGTGCCGGGCGAAAGCCAGGTGTATCTCAACGGTGAGTTTCTGCGTGTGGACGAGGCCAAGGTCTCCGTCCTGGACCGCGGCTTCATTTTCGGCGACGGCATCTACGAAGTCGTCCCCGTGTACCAAGGCAATGCATTCCGCATGGCCGAACACCTCGACCGCCTGGACCGCAGCCTGGCTGCCTTGCGGATCGCGCAGCCCTTCGACCGCGCAGGCTGGATCGACCTGATCCAGCAGCTGCTGGCGCGCACCAACCTTGAAACCTGCATCGTCTATCTGCAGGTGACGCGTGGCGTGGCCAAGCGCGACCACCAGTTCCCCTCGACGCCCGTCGCGCCGACGGTCTTCGGCATGATCTCGGCCTGGGCGCCGCCGCCTGCCGCGCAGCGCGAACGCGGCCTCGCCGCCATCAGCATCCCCGACGAACGCTGGCTGCATTGCGAGATCAAATCGGTGTCGTTGCTGGGCAACGTGCTGGCCAAGCAGCAGGCGGTCGATGCGCAGGTCGACGAAGTGGTGCAGTTCCGCGACGGCTACCTGACCGAAGGCTCGTCCACCAACATCTGGGTGGTTTCCGGCGGCAAGCTGCTGGCGCCGCCGAAGAACAACCTGATCCTGGAAGGCATCCGCTACGGCCTGATGGGCGAGCTGGCCGCCGAGGCCGGCATCCCGTTCGAGTCGCGCCCGATCTCGCGCCAAGAGGTGGAAGAGGCCGACGAGCTGATGCTGTCCTCGGCCACCAAGGAAGTGCTGGCCATCGTCTCGCTGGACGGCAAGCCGGTGGGCTCGGGCAAGCCCGGCCCCGTTTTTGCGCAATTGCGGGCGGGTTATGATGCCCGCATCGCCGCGCTCTGA
- a CDS encoding tetratricopeptide repeat protein: MKTYTAADVAATTPEELARLREQGPAEDYAAWIRAAAELGLIEAQTIYGQMLLDGTGVERDPEQGLTWFKRAAHADHPMAINMVGRCYENGWGVPQDDTVAAYWFRLAADKGLDWGMYNYAHMLRSGRGSVAQNPAAALALYQKAADAGHVKSIGVVGRFYEAGEVVEQDMERAFGCYQRCAEGGDFRGMFHLGRLLLLRGRKQDAAQWLVRVPETATPAFLREANIMLQESGFPALYE, encoded by the coding sequence ATGAAGACCTATACCGCGGCCGATGTAGCCGCAACCACGCCAGAAGAACTGGCCCGGCTGCGCGAACAGGGGCCGGCCGAGGACTACGCGGCATGGATCCGCGCGGCGGCCGAACTGGGGCTGATCGAAGCCCAGACCATCTACGGCCAGATGCTGCTGGACGGCACGGGCGTGGAGCGCGATCCGGAACAGGGGCTGACGTGGTTCAAGCGCGCCGCCCATGCCGATCACCCCATGGCCATCAACATGGTGGGCCGTTGCTACGAGAATGGCTGGGGCGTGCCGCAGGACGACACGGTCGCCGCCTACTGGTTCCGCCTGGCCGCGGACAAGGGGCTGGACTGGGGCATGTACAACTACGCCCACATGCTGCGCAGCGGCCGCGGCAGCGTGGCGCAGAATCCCGCGGCGGCGTTGGCGCTCTATCAAAAGGCGGCAGACGCCGGCCACGTGAAGTCCATCGGCGTCGTCGGCCGCTTTTACGAGGCCGGCGAGGTGGTCGAGCAGGACATGGAGCGCGCCTTCGGCTGCTACCAGCGCTGCGCCGAAGGCGGCGACTTCCGCGGCATGTTCCACCTGGGCCGGCTGCTGTTGCTGCGCGGACGGAAGCAGGATGCCGCGCAATGGCTGGTGCGCGTGCCTGAAACCGCCACGCCTGCGTTTCTGCGGGAAGCCAACATCATGCTGCAGGAAAGCGGCTTTCCGGCGCTATATGAGTAG